From a single Arachis hypogaea cultivar Tifrunner chromosome 3, arahy.Tifrunner.gnm2.J5K5, whole genome shotgun sequence genomic region:
- the LOC140183259 gene encoding uncharacterized protein, translating into MVHGPCGLYNKNSPCMKNGSCSKFYLKDFGQQTLIDEAGFSKYRHTDNGRTVKKMECVLDNKFIVPYNPELLLKFEGHINVEYTCQTSSIKYLFKYVHKDNDRVTTTLYNTGDSSEATQVVDEIRNYYDCRYISACEAVWFIWI; encoded by the coding sequence ATGGTACATGGTCCATGTGGTCTGTACAATAAGAATTCACCTTGCATGAAGAATGGATCATGTTCAAAGTTTTATCTCAAAGATTTTGGACAACAAACACTCATTGATGAAGCCGGATTTTCCAAATATAGGCATACTGATAACGGTCGAACAGTGAAGAAAATGGAATGTGTACTAGACAATAAGTTCATTGTTCCTTATAATCCAGAATTGTTACTCAAGTTCGAGGGCCACATAAATGTGGAATACACATGCCAAACAAGTTCTATTAAGTATTTGTTTAAGTATGTACACAAGGACAATGACCGTGTAACAACTACCCTATACAACACTGGTGATTCGTCAGAAGCCACACAAGTTGTTGACGAAATTAGGAATTACTACGATTGTAGGTATATTTCAGCATGTGAGGCAGTCTGGTTTATTTGGATATGA
- the LOC112789682 gene encoding chromatin-remodeling ATPase INO80, giving the protein MDHRNNPKDSLSYSNLFNLEPLMNFQLPQRDDDFGYYGNSSQDDESRDSRGGGAMASHSNGNVNANGREVNLLKRGWSQNSDEEERSRFYGTCITEERYRSMLGEHVQKYKRRFKDTSSTHAQNQVAVPPVQSSSGSKARKSGNDHYGGLHAAEIASEWLYDSNSQKPGNYHDANFLQRYASDRTMYEPASLDITDGISYKIPPKYDKLASMLNLPNFSDIHVDEFYLKGTLDLGSLAAMVATDKRFMTTNRGGMGEPMSQYDSLQARLKAMSASNSPHKFSLKVSNVGLNSFIPEGAAGNIKRSILSEGGVLQVYYVKVLEKGDTYEIIERSLPKKQKVKKDPALIEKEERDRIGKIWVNIVRRDVPKHHRNFTIFHRKQLMDAKRFSENCQREVRMKVSRSLRWTRGASIRTRKLARDMLFFWKRADKEMIELRKREEKEAAEALRREQELREAKRQQQRLNFLIQQTELYSHFMQNKSSLLSSEALPMEDEKADDQDALFDSSDAGPIEDDPEEAELKKEALKAAQEAVSKQRKLTSAFDSECLRLRQAGEADPLSQEVAGASDIDLQTPSTMPVASTVQTPELFKGCLKEYQLKGLQWLVNCYEQGLNGILADEMGLGKTIQAMVFLAHLAEEKNIWGPFLVVAPASVLNNWNEELERFCPELKRLPYWGGVAERSVLRKSINPKDLYRRDAKFHIVITSYQLLVQDEKFFRRVKWQYMVLDEAQAIKNSTSIRWKTLLSFNCRNRLLLTGTPIQNNMAELWALLHFIMPTLFDSHEQFNEWFSKGIENHAEHGGTLNEHQLNRLHSILKPFMLRRVKKDVVSELTKKTEVMVHCKLSSRQQAFYQAIKNKISLAELFDSNRGQLNEKKILNLMNIVIQLRKVCNHPELFERSEGSTYFYFAEIPNSLPPPPFGELEDIYYPGGHNPISYEMPKLVYQEIMQRSETFCSTVGHGVCRESFQKHFNIFTPENIYRSMISEGVVVNSGNFGFTRLVDLSPQEVTFLASSSFLERLLFSMMRWERKFLDEFIDFLMETTVSDPECSYLEKGTVRAVTRMLLLPSRSEAQFLERRFATGPTCDPFEALVISHQHRLLSNARLLHAAYTYIPPTRAPPIAAHCPDRNFSYKMIEELHDPWVKRLFVGFARTSESTGPRKPVRSPHHLIEEIDSELPISHPALKFTHEVFGCSPPMHNFDPAKLLTDSGKLQTLDILLKRLRAGNHRVLLFAQMTKMLNILEDYMNYRKYKYFRLDGSSTIQDRRDMVKDFQDRSDVFVFLLSTRAGGLGINLTAADTVIFYESDWNPTLDLQAMDRAHRLGQTKDVTVYRLICKETVEEKILLRASQKSTVQNLVMTGGSVGGDLLAPEDVVSLLLDDVQLEQKLKEIPIQVKDKEKKKKPTKGIRVNEDGDASLEDLTNSTAQGTTDFDLPMDPEGSNASNKKRKAASRPRNSQKPSESGIMAIDYELDDNHLTTEPVSHKPKRPKRMKNVNEKFEESFTASATIFPEKT; this is encoded by the exons ATGGATCACAGAAACAATCCCAAGGACTCGCTCTCCTATTCCAATCTCTTCAATCTCGAG cctttgatgaactttcaACTTCCACAACGAGATGATGATTTTGGTTATTACGGGAATAGTAGtcaggatgatgagagcagagaTAGCCGAG GTGGTGGGGCAATGGCAAGTCACAGTAATGGGAATGTGAATGCGAACGGAAGGGAGGTAAATTTGTTGAAGAGAGGATGGTCTCAAAACAGTGACGAGGAAGAAAGGAGTCGGTTTTATGGAACATGTATCACAGAGGAGCGATATAGATCGATGCTTGGAGAGCATGTCCAGAAATACAAGAGGAGGTTTAAGGACACCTCATCTACTCATGCCCAAAATCAGGTTGCTGTTCCACCTGTCCAAAGTAGCAGTGGCTCAAAAGCTCGAAAGTCTGGGAATGATCACTATGGAGGACTGCATGCTGCAGAGATTGCATCTGAATGGCTATATGATTCCAATTCTCAGAAACCAGGAAACTACCATGATGCTAATTTCCTGCAGCGATATGCCTCTGATAG GACTATGTATGAACCTGCTTCTTTGGACATTACTGATGGTATCTCTTATAAGATTCCTCCAAAATATGATAAGCTAGCTTCAATGCTGAACCTGCCAAACTTCTCAGATATCCATGTAGATGAATTTTACTTAAAGGGTACCTTGGATTTGGGGTCCTTGGCTGCAATGGTGGCTACTGATAAAAGGTTCATGACTACAAACCGAGGAGGCATGGGGGAGCCTATGTCCCAATATGACTCACTTCAGGCACGCTTGAAGGCCATGTCCGCTTCTAATTCACCTCATAAGTTCAGTCTGAAAGTGTCCAATGTCGGTTTAAATTCCTTCATCCCAGAGGGGGCAGCTGGAAACATAAAGCGATCTATTTTGTCTGAGGGTGGTGTATTGCAGGTTTATTATGTTAAGGTTTTGGAAAAAGGTGATACTTATGAG ATAATTGAGCGAAGCCTACCTAAGAAGCAAAAGGTGAAAAAAGATCCTGCTTTGATTGAGAAGGAGGAAAGGGACAGAATTGGTAAGATTTGGGTAAACATTGTCAGAAGAGACGTTCCAAAACATCATAGGAATTTCACAATTTTTCATCGAAAGCAACTAATGGATGCCAAGAGGTTCTCAGAGAATTGTCAAAGAGAG gttagaatgaaagttagtaGATCACTTAGATGGACTCGGGGTGCCAGCATTCGCACCCGCAAACTAGCTAGAGACATGTTGTTTTTCTGGAAACGAGCTGATAAGGAGatg ATTGAATTgagaaaaagagaggaaaaagaagCTGCTGAAGCATTGAGGCGTGAACAGGAGCTTCGAGAAGCTAAGAGGCAACAGCAAAGGCTTAATTTTCTCATACAACAAACTGAGCTCTACAGTCACTTCATGCAGAACAAATCAAGCTTATTATCTTCAGAGGCTTTACCAATGGAAGATGAAAAAGCAGATGATCAAGATGCACTTTTTGACTCTTCAGATGCTGGCCCGATTGAGGATGATCCTGAAGAGGCTGAATTGAAAAAGGAAGCTCTGAAGGCTGCTCAAGAAGCTGTCTCCAAACAAAGAAAGTTGACAAGTGCTTTCGACAGTGAATGCCTGAGGCTGCGCCAGGCTGGTGAAGCTGATCCACTTTCACAGGAGGTAGCAGGAGCGAGTGACATTGATTTGCAAACTCC CTCAACTATGCCTGTGGCATCTACAGTTCAGACACCAGAATTATTTAAAGGTTGTCTAAAAGAATATCAGCTAAAAGGTCTTCAGTGGCTTGTTAATTGTTATGAGCAG GGTTTAAATGGCATACTTGCTGATGAGATGGGACTTGGAAAGACAATTCAGGCTATGGTATTTTTGGCCCATTTAGCTGAG GAGAAAAATATATGGGGGCCTTTTCTGGTTGTTGCACCTGCATCTGTTTTAAACAATTGGAATGAGGAACTTGAGCGCTTTTGCCCTGAACTCAAGAGACTTCCTTATTGGGGAGGTGTTGCCGAGCGATCAGTGCTTAGGAAAAGTATTAACCCAAAGGATCTATATCGTAG GGACGCTAAATTCCACATTGTCATCACTAGCTATCAGCTGTTAGTACAAGACGAGAAGTTTTTTCGCCGTGTGAAATGGCAGTACATGGTTTTAGATGAGGCTCAAGCAATAAAAAATTCAACCAG CATAAGATGGAAGACACTCCTTAGCTTTAATTGTCGGAATCGCCTTCTTCTTACTGGCACACCTATTCAGAATAATATGGCAGAGCTGTGGGCTCTTCTGCACTTCATTATGCCAACTTTATTTGATAGCCATGAGCAGTTTAATGAGTGGTTTTCAAAAGG CATTGAGAACCACGCAGAACATGGTGGCACCTTGAATGAGCATCAACTGAATAGATTG CACTCAATTCTGAAGCCTTTCATGTTGCGGCGCGTTAAAAAGGATGTAGTTTCTGAGCTGACTAAGAAAACTGAGGTTATGGTGCATTGCAAGCTGAGTTCTCGGCAGCAGGCTTTCTATCAAGCAATTAAGAACAAGATATCTCTTGCTGAACTTTTCGATAGTAATCGTGGGCAACTCAACGAGAAGAAAATCCTGAATCTAATGAATATTGTTATTCAACTAAGGAAG GTTTGCAACCATCCAGAGTTGTTTGAAAGGAGTGAGGGTAGCACATACTTCTATTTTGCAGAGATTCCAAATTCCCTTCCACCTCCCCCATTTGGGGAGTTGGAGGACATATACTATCCTGGAGGTCACAACCCCATATCATATGAG atGCCAAAACTTGTCTACCAAGAGATTATGCAAAGATCTGAGACTTTCTGTTCGACTGTTGGTCATGGTGTCTGCAGAGAATCTTTTCAGAAACATTTCAACATTTTTACACCGGAAAATATTTATCGCTCTATGATCTCGGAAGGTGTGGTTGTTAATAGCGGAAACTTTGGTTTTACTCGTTTGGTGGATTTGTCTCCACAAGAGGTGACATTTCTGGCCAGTAGTTCTTTCTTGGAGAGACTATTGTTTTCTATGATGAGATGGGAACGTAAATTCCTTGATGAATTTATAGACTTTCTTATGGAGACCACAGTAAGTGATCCTGAATGTAGTTACCTGGAAAAAGGAACAGTGAGAGCTGTTACTAGAATGTTATTATTGCCATCAAGATCCGAGGCTCAGTTTCTTGAACGAAGGTTTGCAACCGGGCCCACCTGTGATCCTTTTGAGGCTTTGGTCATCTCCCATCAGCATAGACTTTTATCCAATGCAAGGCTTCTTCATGCAGCTTACACATATATCCCACCGACTAGAGCTCCACCA ATTGCTGCTCATTGCCCAGATCGTAACTTCTCCTATAAAATGATTGAAGAATTGCACGATCCTTGGGTTAAGAGGTTGTTTGTAGGATTTGCGCGTACATCTGAATCTACTGGGCCTAGAAAGCCTGTTCGTTCTCCTCATCATTTAATTGAAGAGATTGATTCTGAACTACCTATTTCACACCCTGCACTTAAGTTCACACATGAAGTTTTTGGCTGTTCACCTCCGATGCATAATTTTGACCCAGCAAAGTTGCTCACT GACTCTGGGAAGCTTCAAACACTTGATATACTATTGAAACGCTTGCGAGCAGGAAATCATCGTGTTCTTTTGTTTGCTCAGATGACTAAGATGCTGAATATTTTGGAG GATTATATGAACTATAGAAAATATAAGTATTTTCGACTTGACGGGTCATCTACTATTCAGGATCGCAGAGACATGGTCAAAGACTTCCAGGACAG GAGTGATGTATTTGTGTTCTTACTGAGTACAAGAGCTGGTGGATTAGGTATCAACTTGACAGCTGCTGACACAGTCATATTTTATGAAAGTGACTGGAATCCAACGTTGGATCTGCAGGCAATGGATAGAGCTCATCGTTTGGGTCAGACAAAAGAT GTTACTGTTTACCGACTTATATGTAAAGAGACAGTTGAAGAGAAGATACTTCTTAGAGCAAGTCAGAAAAGTACTGTGCAGAACCTTGTCATGACTGGTGGTTCTGTTGGAGGTGATCTTTTAGCTCCAGAGGATGTCGTATCTTTGCTTTTGGATGATGTCCAACTTGAACAGAAATTAAAGGAAATCCCGATTCAG GTAAAggataaggaaaagaaaaagaaaccaacTAAGGGTATCCGTGTAAATGAAGATGGTGATGCATCTCTGGAGGATCTAACAAACTCTACAGCCCAGGGTACTACAGATTTTGATCTTCCGATGGACCCAGAGGGATCAAACGCCAGTAATAAAAAG AGAAAAGCTGCTTCCAGACCAAGGAATTCTCAAAAGCCAAGTGAATCTGGCATTATGGCTATAGATTATGAATTGGATGATAACCACCTAACTACTGAACCAGTGAGCCACAAACCAAAGAGACCCAAACGGATGAAGAATGTAAATGAAAAGTTTGAAGAGTCTTTTACTGCATCGGCTACCATATTCCCAGAGAAGACTTAA